The following are encoded together in the Chaetodon auriga isolate fChaAug3 chromosome 4, fChaAug3.hap1, whole genome shotgun sequence genome:
- the LOC143320030 gene encoding uncharacterized protein LOC143320030 produces the protein MTRAALTKLLILVILAFIVCLPEFFTLYRASKVNFLCLPYRPCERGNQVKTGGNGKIGEAEIRRKGMCDPSQTAELEKWEHVCAQKNQSEMTDPGSDSRSDSEDPERSWFICETDMDVTELHRNISSSALKVHFEVSVELQLRDAETLNLTLYSLSNHSFLHLHPPAEEEEEEEGDKKDDEGQRKAFYCCLPALTTSESANQNRCLLWLANQTVLTATAKESPPWKPILKDEWRCVFRVLWLVLLCLVLLTVVTTVFGQIWGKRLCKKPKVHRVGYNFTGRQSNDGEKHTEMVIPKGMTLQSNGSRSWSELSPIQEVDSQDDIETLLDGSVEQCYTANLHHRNHPSTSLLPEEQAW, from the exons ATGACACGAGCAGCACTCACTAAACTTCTCATCCTTGTGATCCTCGCCTTCATCGTCTGCCTACCAGAGTTCTTCACATTGTACAGAG CATCAAAAGTTAACTTCCTCTGTCTGCCCTACCGACCCTGTGAGCGAGGGAATCAGGTGAAGACGGGAGGAAATGGGAAGATCGGGGAGGCTGAAATTAGGAGGAAGGGTATGTGCGACCCTTCACAGACTGCAGAACTTGAAAAGTGGGAGCACGTCTGCGCACAAAAGAACCAGAGCGAGATGACAGATCCTGGATCAGACTCCaggagtgacagtgaagacCCAGAAAGGAGCTGGTTCATCTGTGAAACAGATATGGATGTGACGGAATTACACAGGAACATCTCATCTTCAG ctttaaaggtACATTTCGAGGTGTCAGTGGAGCTTCAGCTCAGAGATGCAGAGACCCTGAACCTCACCTTGTACAGTCTCAGTAACCACAGCTTCTTACACCTGCACCCACCTgcggaagaggaggaggaagaggagggtgataAGAAGGATgatgaaggacagaggaaagcattttactgctgcCTCCCTGCCCTGACCACCTCGGAGTCAGCCAATCAAAACCGCTGTCTCCTTTGGCTCGCCAATCAAACGGTTTTGACTGCAACGGCAAAGGAAAGTCCGCCATGGAAACCAATCCTGAAAG ATGAGTGGCGATGTGTGTTCAGGGTGCTCTGGCTGgttctgttgtgtttggtgCTGCTGACTGTAGTCACAACTGTGTTTGGACAAATCTGGGGGAAACGCTTGTGCA AAAAGCCCAAGGTGCACCGTGTTGGTTACAACTTCACTGGCCGGCAGTCGAACG ATGGTGAGAAGCACACAGAGATGGTCATTCCCAAAG GGATGACCCTCCAGTCCAATGGGTCCAGGTCTTGGTCAG AGCTCTCACCCATTCAGGAAGTTGACAGTCAAG ATGACATAGAAACACTGCTGGATGGAAGCGTTGAACAGTGTTATACAG